aaaacaaatcaCTATAAGATATTTCCCTAACTCCAAGACTCCCAACAAGATATTGAAATCAAATATACTAGTTCCTTAATAATATACTAATTTCGAAATGATAAACTAAAACCCTTATATTTCTAGAATAATTAAAGATGGCCTGCATCACTTTAACTATTGATAATGACTAGGAGCTAAACGAGGTGCAACAAGTACTTTAAGTGGAGTGGCTTTAGCATTTGTTAATCCAGCGCTCTCAGTCATGTCAATTAGAGCATCATTTGGTGTCGAAAGCTCAAATCCCTGGAGTAACCTAGCCAGCACGAAGTGCAACATCTGGACACCTAAGGCGATCCCGGGGCACACTCTTCTACCTGCTCCGAACGGGATCAACTCAAAATGTTGTCCCCTCACATCAACATCCTTTTGCGCCGTGAGGAACCTCTCTGGGCGAAACACCGACGGATCAGCCCACATCATTGGGTCCCTATGGATCTTCCACAAGTTTGGAATCAGCTGTGTTCCTTTGGGGATATGGTAGCCACTTACTGAGCAATCTTCTGCGAATTCCCTTTGGCCGGCTAGCGGACCTGCTGGGTATAAGCGTAGTGTTTCTTTTACTACGGCTTGGAGATAGAAAAGTTTGGTGATATCTGATTCATCCACTTGTCTTTCCTGGCCAACATGGAGATCCAATTCTTCTTGTACCTTTTTCAACACTTGGCGGTTGTTCAATAGGAGTGATAGTGCCCACGTCAACATCACTGAAGTGGTGTCGGCGCCTGCCATGATCACTTGCTGTAAAAGTTAATTGATTCGCAAAAGTTTAGCACAAAATTAGCAAActcaaaaaagccaaaaagtactTGGGTCATTTAGGTACTGGAGTGGTTTAAAAAATACATGAATTTTACTACGTCGGCTATTATTGCCAAAAGATATTTTTAATAAGAACGAAACACCAAAAAGTCCCAAAAACTCATAGGAGAACAAGGCTTTAGTGCCATTGCAGTTCAAAAACTTGGTGCAGATTTCAAAAAGTACCAAAGGTTTTGCATGCTTAGCATTATACGTACCAAGCATGTAGCTTTGTTGACGGTGTCCGCATCGTAACCAGCAAGACACAGCCCTTCAAGAGTTGAAAGCATGATGTCCATGAAGTCTTGATCACCCTTATAACCACCACCCGGTTCTCTCCTCCGGCGATGTTCCTCCAACCATCCGGAAATTACACGATCCATTTCCTTGAATGTTTCTTTCATTGCCTCTTCGTGTCCCCCCAAGTCTAACCAACGCAAGAAAGGAATGGCATCGGCCGGTAGAAACATTCCCACAAAGTGAAAGAAGTCCCTAAATGCCTTCTGGCAGCGCCGCCCCTCCTCCTCATCACTGTCAGCAGCAACACCGAAGTACCTTTTTCCGGCAACCATTCTGACCAGCACATTCATGGTCAAGTCAGCAAACCACTGCTTCATCTCCACCAAGACATACCTGTTTGGAACGATAAGAGGATACAAATTAATGAACCCGCTTAATATACGATTACGTGGaaagaaccaaaagatgtgGTTTATGATACTTAGATATCTAATTATAATGATTAAATATACCCAACTACAATATTAAGAACCACATCGAATATATCCAACTATATTtgatgtggttttttttttgtagtcaGAAGTTGGTCTGCTCaatgtaccatttgtcaagtTTTAATAAATCTTGTTgcctagaaaaaaaattaaccgcATCCAATATAGTCTAATTTTATAGGGATTAAACAAGTAGATAAGTTAACACAACTATAATTAaattttctaaacaaaaaaagttttagcTTGCTAAAATTTACGAATAATACCCTGagttggccttggcctctgccCAAAGCTTATGAAGCTCTTTTATAGAGTCCTGCGTTTCAGAAACACGGACGTGCTCGAGCAACTTAACCCGGCGGCTCCCGAGCAACTCGACCGAGATTATCTTGCGCACTTCACGCCAATAAGCACCATAGGGAGCGAAGCCGAACATGGCCTCGTCGTAGCTGAGATGATCGGCAGATACAAACTTCGGCCGCGACGTGACAACCGTGTCATGCGTAGTGAAACACTCCTTGGCTGTTTGCCAATTACTCACCACCACGGCACGTTTCAACCCGACCCGGATGGTGAAAATGGGTCCGTATCTATCGGCCATGGCTCCCAAGGATACGTGGGGGAGCATCTGAGAGGACGTTAGGTGCCGGAGGTGGCCTATTATAGGCCACGCACCGCCCGCTTCAGGTGGCGGAATATGTTTTGAAGTTTTAGATTTCCCTAGGAAATAGTAGAGAAGTACGAGTAGAGGAAGGAGTACTCCGGCCATGATAGTGCTCGTGTGTGGAAAGAGGAAATCCATGGCGCCGTGGGTGTTATGGGAGTTTATCGATCTTGGTATTTATAGTATAGGTTGCCTAGCTATAATAAGATATTATTTTGTAGAGTGAGTATTCCACAAGCAGGGCCCAGCCCAGGCCAGGTGTGGAAAGTTGAACGACTAAAATTTATTTGGACTAGATATATATAAAGagcaaataaaaatttgttgcaaGAATAGAAGTTAACGTGTACATAAGTTATGTCACAGTTTTTTATTCAGAATTAAGATATTCAATTTCGAATGACGATTGAAAAATTGAATCAAAGACCTATATTTATTTGATTGGGCTGATTTTTGTGACAGCTCGCGACAAATTATTTTGACACTAATAAACATCACGAATCATTTATATGTGATTCCA
The sequence above is drawn from the Rhododendron vialii isolate Sample 1 chromosome 6a, ASM3025357v1 genome and encodes:
- the LOC131331115 gene encoding cytochrome P450 CYP82D47-like → MDFLFPHTSTIMAGVLLPLLVLLYYFLGKSKTSKHIPPPEAGGAWPIIGHLRHLTSSQMLPHVSLGAMADRYGPIFTIRVGLKRAVVVSNWQTAKECFTTHDTVVTSRPKFVSADHLSYDEAMFGFAPYGAYWREVRKIISVELLGSRRVKLLEHVRVSETQDSIKELHKLWAEAKANSGYVLVEMKQWFADLTMNVLVRMVAGKRYFGVAADSDEEEGRRCQKAFRDFFHFVGMFLPADAIPFLRWLDLGGHEEAMKETFKEMDRVISGWLEEHRRRREPGGGYKGDQDFMDIMLSTLEGLCLAGYDADTVNKATCLQVIMAGADTTSVMLTWALSLLLNNRQVLKKVQEELDLHVGQERQVDESDITKLFYLQAVVKETLRLYPAGPLAGQREFAEDCSVSGYHIPKGTQLIPNLWKIHRDPMMWADPSVFRPERFLTAQKDVDVRGQHFELIPFGAGRRVCPGIALGVQMLHFVLARLLQGFELSTPNDALIDMTESAGLTNAKATPLKVLVAPRLAPSHYQ